The region TATATCGCTAAGCCGTTTAATCCGCTGGAGATTGTGGCGCGTGCCGGGGCCATGCTGCGGCGGGTGCATCAGTTCGATGCCAAGGCAGCGGAAGAGGAGAAGCCGAGTGAGCAGATTGTGCTCGGCAGGCTGACGCTGGACCGGAGCACCTGTCAGGTTGAGGTGGCCGGGGAGGCCGTCGCTCTGACTTCTACCGAATATAAAATTCTGGAGCTGCTGATGCAGCAGCCGGGCCGTGTGTTTACACGCAAGAAGATATATGAGACTGTCTGGGAAGATTTCTATGTCTACGAGGACAACAGCATTATGGTGCACATCAGCAACATCCGCGACAAGATCGAACGAGATTCCAAGAGACCGGAATACCTGAAGACGATCAGGGGATTGGGGTACAAAATTGAAGCACCCATGGAAAAGTAGAGATAACCGCCCGCTGCAGACGTCGCTGACCATCGACTTCCTGCTGTTCAACTGTATGCTGCTTATGCTGGTGTTAGTGGTCTATCTATTCGTCCAAAAGGATATTGCCCAGGTCATCCGGGAGCAAATGAAGCCTGACCCCAATCTCTCTGTGGAGGCCGGAACGTACCGGGAGGAACTGGGCCAAGGGCCGGAGAGTGAGCGTCTGCTGAAGAGCGGTGGCTGGCTGGAGCTGCT is a window of Paenibacillus sp. FSL H3-0469 DNA encoding:
- a CDS encoding response regulator transcription factor, whose translation is MYTILIADDESEIVELLQLYLEKEYNILTAENGIEALKLMQNNKIDLAILDIMMPGMDGLQLLKRIREHEHFPVLFLSAKSQYHDKILGLELGADDYIAKPFNPLEIVARAGAMLRRVHQFDAKAAEEEKPSEQIVLGRLTLDRSTCQVEVAGEAVALTSTEYKILELLMQQPGRVFTRKKIYETVWEDFYVYEDNSIMVHISNIRDKIERDSKRPEYLKTIRGLGYKIEAPMEK